In Myxococcus stipitatus, the DNA window GGAGGAGGTGGTGGCGGCGGTGAAGCTCTTGCCCAAGCTGGACCCGAAGCCGGGCCGCAACTTCAGCGGGGACGACGCGCAGTACATCACCCCCGACGTGTTCGTCTACAAGATGGGGGACGAGTACACGGTGGTGCTCAACGACGACGGCCTGTCGAAGCTGCGCATCTCCGGCATCTATCGCAACGCGCTGAAGACGGGCGCGGTGGGCCCCGGCCAGACGAAGGACTTCATCCAGGACAAGCTGCGCAGCGCGGTGTGGCTCATCCGCTCCATCCACCAGCGGCAGCGGACCATCTACAAGGTCACCGAGAGCATCGTGAAGTTCCAGCGGGACTTCCTGGACAAGGGCATCGCGCACTTGAAGCCCCTCATCCTCCGGGACGTGGCGGAGGACATCGGCATGCACGAGTCCACGGTGAGCCGCGTGACGACGAGCAAGTACGTCCACACGCCGCAGGGCATCTTCGAGCTGAAGTACTTCTTCAACTCGTCCATCTCCCGCGTGTCCGGCGAGGACACGGCGAGCGAGGCGGTCAAGCACCACATCAAGCAGCTGGTGGCGCAGGAGGACGCGCGCAACCCGTACTCGGACCAGAAGATCGTCGAGCTGCTTCGCGCGCAGGGCACGGAGATTGCCCGGCGCACGGTGGCCAAGTACCGCGAGGTGCTGGGCATCCTGCCGAGCAGCAAGCGCAAGCGGTACTACTGAGACGCGCGCAAGTGGCCCTTTTCCGCCGGGTCCCCGGCGGACACACTCGGGGGCCATGAGCAGCCACCTTCCCTCCGACGACATCCCTCCGCGACGGGAGCCGGTGCCGCTCGTCGCGCCCCCGGTCGTCCTGGAGGGCACGTGGGTGCGACTGGAGCCGCTGGGGCTCGAGCACGCGCCGGCGCTCCAGGCGCTGTGCGAGCCCGACATCTTCACCCACTTCTCCCAGGTGCTGCGCACGCGCGAGGACGTGGAGTCCTACATCCGCGCGGCGCTGCGGGGCGCGGAGGCCGGGGTCGAGCGGCCCTTCGTCATCCTGGGACAGAAGACGGGGGAGGCGCTGGGCTCCACCCGCTACCTGGACATCCAGCGCGAGCACCGGACGTTGGAGGTGGGCTCCACGTGGCTGGCGCGGCGCGCGTGGCGCACCGTCGTGAACACCGAGTGCAAGTACCTGCTGTTCCGCCACGCCTTCGAGTCGCTGGGCGTCATGCGCGTGCAGCTCAAGACGGACCGGCGCAACACGCGCTCGCGCGCCGCCATCGAGCGGGTGGGCGCCCGCTTCGAGGGCATCCTCCGCCACCACATGCTGGTGCGCGGCGGCCAGGTGCGCGACAGCGCCTACTACGCCGTCATCGACACGGAGTGGCCGGAGGTGAAGGCCCGGCTGGAGGCGATGCTCCGGCGGGAGGGGTAGGCGGGCGGGCGGGCGGGAGCGGGCCCGTTCCTCGCTGGCTCGCCGTTCTGCCGCGCGCGCCGGGCGTCGCGGGGGTATAGGGTGCGCCCCGTATGCGACCTTCCTTCCTTCAGACTCGGGGCGCCCTGGCGGGGGCGCTCGTGGCGCTCGGCCTGCTGAGCGGCTGTGGCAATTCCCTCACCGCGGAGACCGTGGACCTGGCGGGGCTGGCGGACCGCACGCTGCTGTACGCGCTCAACGACGTGGACGCGTACGAGCGGGGGGACGCGCCGGGCGCGCACCGCTTCACCATCACCTTCTCCTCGGCGAGCGGCGACCGGTGCACGGACCTGCGCGCGGGCACCACCGCCACCCTCAACGGGCTGCCCATGCGGCTGGAGCCGGGCGGCGTGGACGACACCGCGGGCCGCGACCTGTGCCTGCCCACGCGGGCCTACTTCGACTTCGACCCGAGCGTGTGGGCGATTCAGGAGCAGGAGGACCTGCGCGTGGTGCTCCAGGATTCGACCCACACCGTCGCCCTGACGCTCCAGGGCGGCAAGGCCAAGCGCACCTTCCGGTACGAGGGCGTGGGCGCCGCGGACCGGCTCATGCGCGGCCAGACGTACTCGTTCCGCTGGCAGCCGGACAACGAGGCGCCCCGCGCCGCGGGCGTCACCCTGCTGCGCGAGGATGGGCTCGCCACCGCGACCGTGCCCGCGACGCTGACCGACGACGGCGCGGTCCGCTTCACCCTCCTCGACACCACGCCCGTGGCCACCTACCTGCTGACGCTCAGCGGCTCCACGAGGGGCGTGGTGACGGAGTGCTCGGGCGTGGTCCTCTGCGACGGCGCCTTCCTGCACGCCGAGGAGCGCGTCGTCACTGTCCAGTAGCCCCCGGTCCAGGCCGGGTGTCGCCAGGCTGACGCGACGCGTGAATCCGCGGGGTTGAAGCGTCGGGTGGGGACCGCGTCCGTCGTGCCAGTGACGGGGCGTGCCTGCCGGGTGTCGACCCCCGGACGCGGGGTGTGGTCGGGAAGAGGCAACCCAGGGCGCCGGGTTGCTTCCCGCGGACAGAACGTTTCTGATCTGTCACGCAGCTCCCCTCACCCTAGGAGGCAGCCACGCATGCAGTTCAACATCACCTTCCGTCAGTTCGGGGCGTCGGATTCCCTCAAGGAGTACGCACGCGAGAAGGTAGAGCGGGTGAACAGGCTGTTGGATAGAGCGGGCGAGGCCCACGTGGTCCTCTCCCTGGAGCGGCATCTCCACCACGCGGACATCACCATCCACTCCGGCGCCTGGGTCCTCCGAGGCCGGGACAAGAGCGATGACATGTACGCGTCCATCGACCTGGCGATGGACAAGATCGAACGCCAGCTGCGGCGCTACCGGGACAAGCTGAAGACGCATCACGGCCGCGAGCGCGTCCACCACCGACAGGACCTGGTGAATCACCTGAAGGTGCGCCACGCCGTCTTCGAGGTCCCCGACACGGAGGAGCTGGCGGCCGTCGCGGAGAAGCCCGCGGTGAGCGGCGCCGAGGCGCCCAAGGCCACCCCGGTGGTCTCCGCGGCCTCCTCGCCCGCGACGCGCGTGGTGAGCTCCACGCAGCTGACCGTCAAGCCGCTGTCCGTGGACGAGGCGGTGATGCAGATGAACCTGATGAACAACGACTTCTACGTCTTCCACAACGTGGAGTCGGACGCGCTGGGCATCGTCTACCGGCGCAAGGATGGGCAGTACGGCCTCATCGAGCCGCACGAGCCGGCGCCGCTGGCCGCCGCCGCGGGCACCTGAGGTCCTCCGGTCCGCGGTGGAAGCAACGCGCTCCGCCACCCCCCTCGGGAGGCGGAGCGCGCGGCACCCCGGTCCGGTGTGGAACCGGGGCGCCAGGTCCTCCCCATGTCGGACCTGTCACGGCCCTGGCGCGCGACGTGCCGCGCCCGCCCGTGACGCGCCACCCGCTGGGGCGTGGCGGCGCTGTCCGGTCCAGGGAACGCTCCGGGACGCCGGGGCATATCGGCATCGAGAAGACGACGCGCCCCATCCCTCCCCCGGAGGATGGAGCGCGTCGGGCCATCCCTCGGGAGGGCGGCGCTGGAAGGGGTGTGTCAGAAGACTTCCTTGCAGGGGAAGCGGTTGGACCCGGGGCGGTCCTGGGCCACGCCGCTGGAGATGGCCACGCGCGGCACCATCACCGGTCCCTGGGTGTTGACGAGCGTCAGCGCCATCAGCGCGGCCCGCTCGCCCAGCTGGCGCTGGGCGATGGTGGCGGGGAACGCCACGGCGATGTCCCGCTCCAGCACGCCGCCGCACTGGCGCACGCCCTCGAGGGTGGTGTCGCTGGCGCGCTTGAGGGCATAGGCGCAGCCGCCCACGCGGCCGTGAAGCCACGTCCCATCCTCGGTGAGGTCCACGAGCACGCCGCCGAAGCTGCCCCAGACGCGGGTGTCGTCACCCTCGGCCAGCTCCAGCCGCGTCGCCTGCTCGCCCACGGTGCCGGTCATCTTCTGGTAGTCCCAGGCGAGCGCCACGGGGCTGCTGCGGAAGCGCCCGCGCATGCCGTGCTCGTCCAGACGCAGGGTCGACGAGGGGCCGGTGAGGTCGTTCCCCTCGAGCACGAGGGGCTCCTGCCCCTCGCGCCCCAGGGCTTGTCCCTGGGTGACGCGGGCGGTGGTGGCGCAGCCAGTGGCCAGGGCGGAGACGAGGACGAGGGTCGAGAACAGTGGGCGCGTCATGGCGCTCCTCCGGGGTGTGGGGTGGGGCGTGTCGTGGTTTCAAGGCGGGAAACGGCGGGCCGGGGCACGCATATCGCCCCGGGGTACGGGCCCCGCCCCCCGCCGCCCTGATGCGCAGTGAGCGGCCGTGGCTTTTCGGCGACAGGCGACCCTTGCGCGAATCCAGGGTGAGGAGTAATTGCGGCAAGCTCAGGAGCGCCAGCGCGGGAGCGTCAGTGAGAATCGCCGAGTTCCTCAGCCCCCAAGCCGTCATCGCGGACATGCAGTCGCGGACGAAGCCAGAGGTGTTGCGCGAGCTGAGCGCGACGCTGGTGCGGGCCCATCCGCAGCTGCAGGAAGACCGCCTGGTCGACGTGCTTCGCGAGCGCGAGAAGCTGGGCAGCACCGGCATCGGCGAGGGCGTGGCCATCCCCCACGGCAAGCTGCCGGGCATGACGCAGCTGCAGGCCGCCTTCGGCGTGTCCCGGGCGGGCGTGGACTTCGAGGCCATCGACGGCAAGGCCACCCACCTGTTCTTCGCCCTGGTGGCGCCGGAGAACAGCGCGGGCGTCCACCTCAAGGCGCTCGCTCGCATCTCCCGCCTCTTCAAGAACCCCCGCTTCCGGGCCGCCATCCTCGAGGCGCCCTCGGCCGCGGACATCCACGCCCTCATCATCCAGGAAGACGCCCGGCCCTGAGCCGGCAGGGGAGGTCCTCGCATGGACGTGGTGCTCCGCCCCATCAATGATCGCTTCTTCCACGAGCAGGTCCTGCCCTTCCTCACGCGGGCCATGGGCGATGCCTCGGGCGCGCTCGAGACGCTGATGGAGGGGCTGGGGGACGGGCAGGCGCGCATGCTGTGCGAGCGCATGCTGGCCACGGCGGTGCCGGGCGGACTGAACGCGGTGGACGCGGACCCGTGGGCGGACCTGGTGGACCGGCTCGCCTTCCTGCTCTGGACGGAGGGCCCCGCCGGCTGGGAGGTCAGCCGCGCGCACGCCGGCTACGCGGACGCGTGGGACGAGGCGCTGCACCTGGCGCTGATGCTGGAGGAGCCCAACTACCCCTACTGGGACTCGCGCGAGGCGCGCGAGGTGCGTGACGGCTTCCGCCTGCGTCCGTTGCCGGACATGGGGCTGGCCTCGCTGCTGGCGGGGTACTGGGACCCCTTCCCGGAGTTCCCGCCCGACCGCGTCTTCGTCACGCAGGGCCGGGGCGAGTACTTCCCGGCGATGAGCTTCGCCTTCGCGGACTGGGCCTGGCGCCCGGCGCGGGCGGTGGCGCACTGGCAGGTGAACCTGCCGCGCAAGCTGGAGCGGCTGCTGGCGCGCGAGCAGGCGCGGATGAAGCTGCCGGCGCTGCCGGAGAAGGACGAGGTGCTCGGCTACTGGCTGGGCAAGCTGCCCCAGCCGCCGCCGCTGACGGTGGCCTTCTCCGGCCTGGGGCCGCGCGCGGCCAACTGGATTCGCGAGCTGGGCGCGCTCACCGGCCACATCCGCGAGGCGGCGCTGGCCAAGCAGGGCCTGGCCGCGCTCGTCACCAAGGGCAACACCGTCCGCGTCTAGCCCCTGGGCGCGGCGGGGCCGGGGCTCTCCAGCAGCAGGGTGACGGGCCCGTCGTTGACGAGGGCCACCTTCATGTCCGCCGCGAAGACGCCGGTGCCCACTGCGAGGCCTCGCTGCCGCAGCGCCTCGCACGCCCGCTCGTAGAGGGCCTTGGCGACGGTGGGCTCCATGGCGTCGATGAAGCTGGGGCGCCGGCCCTTGCGCGCGTCGCCGTAGAGGGTGAACTGGCTCACCACGATGAGCTGCCTCGAGGTGTCCTCGAGGGACAGGTTCATCTTCCCGTCCGCGTCCTCGAAGATGCGCAGGGTGGCCAGCTTCTCCACCATCCACGCCACGTCCGCCTCCGTGTCGCCCTTGCCCACGCCCAGGAGCACGAGCAGGCCCGGGCCCATCTGGCTGACCCGCTGCCCGTCCACCGTCACGGACGCCTCCAGCACCCGCTGCACCACCGCTCGCATCGTCGCCTTCCTCCCGTCACGCCGAGGGGCGCGCGTCAGGGCCCGCCATCCCCTCCTCGTCGTCGTGAGGCGCCGGTATACCCCGACGTGGGGGGCGCGGCGGAGCGGACCCACCCGGGAGGGCTGTCAGAGGCCCGCGCCATCATGAACGCGGGTGCTGCCATGTCACTCGAAGGTTGCAATGAGAAGAAGTCCACACGGTGGACTCTCATTTTTCCACTGGGCGGTAGAGCGAGCGCCCAACCGTGGACTCCCGCTGCCCCTCTCCCTTGCCGGGCTTTCACACCCTTCCCCATAATGGCCGCCGACTTCCCTGGAGCGTGCGTGCAGGTTCTTCGAGCCAGACACCTCGTGGCCGTGCTGGCCACCGTTTCCCTGCTGCTGACCGTCGCCGCCCAGGCGGCCCCTGCGTCCTCCGCGGAGAAGCGCGCGGACCGCGAGGCCCTGCGCGCGGCGTTGATGGAGGTGCTGCAACGCGCGCCGCTGAAGTCGAGCCGCGTGGGCGTGCACATGCAGAGCCTGGATGATGGCTCCGTGGTGTTCACCCACAACGCGGACGAGCTGCTCAACCCCGCCTCCAACGTGAAGCTCGTGACGTCCGCGGCGGCGCTGGCGACGCTCGGGCCGGAGTTCCGCTACGAGACGGAGTTCCTCGCGGAGCCGGAGCTCGCGGCGGACGGCAAGGTGAAGACGCTCTTCGTGCGCGGCCGGGGCGACCCGTCCATGACGACGGAGCGGCTGTGGGGCATCGTCTCCGAGCTGTGGCACGCGGGCGTGCGCGAGGTGGGCGACATCGTCGTGGACGACTCGTGGTTCGACGCCGAGCGCACGCCGCCCGGCTACGACCAGGAGGACTCGGACCGCGCCTACATGGCGCCCACCGGCGCGCTGAGCCTCAACTGGAACGCGGTGGCCATCTACGTGCGGCCCGGCTCCAGTCCCGGCGCCAAGGCCAGCGTGGAGATGGAGCCGCCCAGCGACTACTTCATCGTGGAGAACCTCATCACCACCGGCGCCCGGCGCGCGCGCCGCGTCTCCGTGACGTCGGACCCGTCCGGGGCGCAGCAGAAAATCGTCGTGCGCGGGCAGGTGCCGGCCGAGCGCGGCGGCGCGGTGAGCGTGTGGAAGAAGATCGACAACCCGCCCATGTACTTCGGCCAGACGCTCAAGCAGCTGCTCACCACGCGGGGCGTGAAGGTGAAGGGGCGGGTGAAGGGCGGGCTGACGCCGTCGCGCGCGCGGGCGGTGTTCGTGGCGCAGTCGGACACCTTCGACGTGCTGCTCAAGCGGCTCAACAAGCTGTCGAGCAACTTCGTCGCCGAACAGCTGCTCAAGACGATGGGCGCCGAGCTGCGCGGCCAGCCGGGCTCTTTCGCCAAGGGCGTGGAGGTGGTGGAGCAGTTCCTGGAGCGCGACGTGGGCATCCAGCGCGGCACGTACGTGATGAAGAACGGCAGCGGCCTGAATGACGCGAACCGCTTCTCCGCCACCCAGCTCAACAAGCTGCTGCGCTACATGTACGAGCGCTTCCCCTTCGCGCCGGAGTACCTGTCCTCGGTGCCCATCGCGGGCAAGGACGGCACGCTGAAGTACCGCTTCGAGGGCAGCGACGCGGTGGGGCGGCTGCGCGCGAAGACGGGCACGCTGGAGGGCGTCTCCGCGCTGAGCGGCTACGTGACGAGCGCGGGCGGCGAGCGCTTCTCCTTCTCCATGATGGTCAATGACTTCGCGGGCCGCGCCGGTCCCATCGTCGCGGGCCTGGACGCGCTCGGCGCGGCGGTGGCCGCCACGGGCTCCAGCCTGGGGCCCTCCAACGCCGTCGCGACCCTGGCGGAGGGCGGCAAGGCCACCGGCGGCGTCGACGACGTGGCCGCCCGCATCAAGACGTACCTGGACCTGGGCCGCCAGCGCGACCCGCGCAACATCGGCTTCCTGCGCACCGCGTGGCGCAGCGAGCGCGACCCCGCGGTGCGCGCGGTGCTCGCCGAGAGCCTCTACCAGTCCAACCCGCACGACTACCTGGGGGCCCGCACGCTGCTCGACAGCTACTCCGCCGGCGGCGACGTGTTCGGCCGCCTGAAGGAGGTGGCCCGCGTGCTGGCGGTGGAGGTGCCGGGCGTGACGTCCATGGTGGAGCTGGCGGCTGGCGGCAACACGGAGGCGCTGGCGCGCGTGCTGGAGCTGGCTGGCGCCGCGGGCACGGACACCCAGGCCCAGACGGAGCTGTCCGTCGCCCTGGGCGAGGTGGCGCGCACCGCCCCGGAGGAGCTCGTGGTCGCGCTGCGCGCGGCGAGCGCCTCCGACCGGGAGGTCTCCACCACGCTGCTGGCCCGCGCGCTGGTGCAGACGGGGCAGGCGGACCACCCCTTCTGGAAGTCCCTGCGCCGCATGCTGGGCAACGCCGACCCGCAGGTGGCCGCCTTCGCCAAGAGCCTGGACGCCTCGCTGTCGCAGAAGGTGGCCGAGGCCAAGGCGCCCCGTCCGGATGGCTCCGCCCCCGTGGAGATGGTGGCGCCCGCCGGCAAGGCGTCTCCGCCCGGCACGCAGCGGTCCGGGGCCCTCCCGGACGCGCGCACCGCGGAGACCCGCCCGGGCGGGTAGCCTCGCCCCCGGCGCGGCCCCCCTTCCGTTGAGGGGGGCGTCCCGAGGGCGCGGAGGTCCCCTCCAGCCAGCGCCACCCCGTGGGGCCCGTCCCTCCCGGGAGGTGGTCGCCCCGCGTACCTCGTCCCTCGCCTGTCCGCCGTCCCTCCGCTCGGGGAGCGTGCGCCCGGGCGGGCCCCCTGGGTGGGTCCGCCTTCTGGAAATGTCAGGGCGCGCTGCTATACGTGGGAGGCAACCTGCCAGGGCTGATGCTCGGTGGGCCGTGCGTGTCCCGTCCTTGGTGGGTGGGACCTCGACAGAAAGGCAGAGGGAGCAGTCATGGCTGGAGGCGTGAACAAGGTCATCCTCATCGGCAACCTGGGGGCGGACCCCGAGGTTCGCTTCACTCCCGGTGGTCAGGCGGTGGCGAACTTCCGCATCGCGACCAGCGAGAGTTGGACGGACAAGAACGGCCAGAAGCAGGAGCGGACCGAGTGGCACCGCATCGTCGTCTGGGGAAAGCTCGCGGAGCTGTGCGGCGAGTACCTGAAGAAGGGACGGCAGTGCTACGTCGAGGGCCGCCTGCAGACGCGTGAGTGGACGGACAAGGAGAACCGGAAGAACTACACCACGGAGGTCGTCGCCAACGCGGTGACGTTCCTGGGCGGT includes these proteins:
- a CDS encoding GNAT family N-acetyltransferase translates to MSSHLPSDDIPPRREPVPLVAPPVVLEGTWVRLEPLGLEHAPALQALCEPDIFTHFSQVLRTREDVESYIRAALRGAEAGVERPFVILGQKTGEALGSTRYLDIQREHRTLEVGSTWLARRAWRTVVNTECKYLLFRHAFESLGVMRVQLKTDRRNTRSRAAIERVGARFEGILRHHMLVRGGQVRDSAYYAVIDTEWPEVKARLEAMLRREG
- the hpf gene encoding ribosome hibernation-promoting factor, HPF/YfiA family; translated protein: MQFNITFRQFGASDSLKEYAREKVERVNRLLDRAGEAHVVLSLERHLHHADITIHSGAWVLRGRDKSDDMYASIDLAMDKIERQLRRYRDKLKTHHGRERVHHRQDLVNHLKVRHAVFEVPDTEELAAVAEKPAVSGAEAPKATPVVSAASSPATRVVSSTQLTVKPLSVDEAVMQMNLMNNDFYVFHNVESDALGIVYRRKDGQYGLIEPHEPAPLAAAAGT
- a CDS encoding PTS sugar transporter subunit IIA — its product is MRIAEFLSPQAVIADMQSRTKPEVLRELSATLVRAHPQLQEDRLVDVLREREKLGSTGIGEGVAIPHGKLPGMTQLQAAFGVSRAGVDFEAIDGKATHLFFALVAPENSAGVHLKALARISRLFKNPRFRAAILEAPSAADIHALIIQEDARP
- the dtd gene encoding D-aminoacyl-tRNA deacylase; the protein is MRAVVQRVLEASVTVDGQRVSQMGPGLLVLLGVGKGDTEADVAWMVEKLATLRIFEDADGKMNLSLEDTSRQLIVVSQFTLYGDARKGRRPSFIDAMEPTVAKALYERACEALRQRGLAVGTGVFAADMKVALVNDGPVTLLLESPGPAAPRG
- the dacB gene encoding D-alanyl-D-alanine carboxypeptidase/D-alanyl-D-alanine-endopeptidase is translated as MQVLRARHLVAVLATVSLLLTVAAQAAPASSAEKRADREALRAALMEVLQRAPLKSSRVGVHMQSLDDGSVVFTHNADELLNPASNVKLVTSAAALATLGPEFRYETEFLAEPELAADGKVKTLFVRGRGDPSMTTERLWGIVSELWHAGVREVGDIVVDDSWFDAERTPPGYDQEDSDRAYMAPTGALSLNWNAVAIYVRPGSSPGAKASVEMEPPSDYFIVENLITTGARRARRVSVTSDPSGAQQKIVVRGQVPAERGGAVSVWKKIDNPPMYFGQTLKQLLTTRGVKVKGRVKGGLTPSRARAVFVAQSDTFDVLLKRLNKLSSNFVAEQLLKTMGAELRGQPGSFAKGVEVVEQFLERDVGIQRGTYVMKNGSGLNDANRFSATQLNKLLRYMYERFPFAPEYLSSVPIAGKDGTLKYRFEGSDAVGRLRAKTGTLEGVSALSGYVTSAGGERFSFSMMVNDFAGRAGPIVAGLDALGAAVAATGSSLGPSNAVATLAEGGKATGGVDDVAARIKTYLDLGRQRDPRNIGFLRTAWRSERDPAVRAVLAESLYQSNPHDYLGARTLLDSYSAGGDVFGRLKEVARVLAVEVPGVTSMVELAAGGNTEALARVLELAGAAGTDTQAQTELSVALGEVARTAPEELVVALRAASASDREVSTTLLARALVQTGQADHPFWKSLRRMLGNADPQVAAFAKSLDASLSQKVAEAKAPRPDGSAPVEMVAPAGKASPPGTQRSGALPDARTAETRPGG
- a CDS encoding single-stranded DNA-binding protein; this encodes MAGGVNKVILIGNLGADPEVRFTPGGQAVANFRIATSESWTDKNGQKQERTEWHRIVVWGKLAELCGEYLKKGRQCYVEGRLQTREWTDKENRKNYTTEVVANAVTFLGGGGRDAGEGMGGGGGRRQFGGQRGGQDSNDYGQPPPMDDGMGGGHGGGGNGDDDIPF